One genomic segment of Puniceicoccaceae bacterium includes these proteins:
- a CDS encoding HAD family hydrolase, which yields MRRFHHVFFDLDGTLIDHFDAIHQSFVHAAQQLDLEPPSYDKVVATVGGSVPVTASRLFPKSNPETVATLFESHFDTVMYDAVEINHGSEWLLQSLQEIGIRCIVFTNKRGDKARAICEHLGLSRWLTGIVGTGDTPWRKPEPEFTRHALRQFSAQVESSCLIGDSPFDEQAALCVGMPCFLVATGSHSFKHLCSEAQSPVYPELHSIGRKVFDLAT from the coding sequence ATGCGACGCTTCCACCACGTATTCTTTGATCTCGACGGTACGCTGATCGATCATTTCGACGCGATCCACCAGTCCTTTGTTCACGCTGCACAACAACTCGATCTGGAGCCTCCCAGCTATGATAAGGTCGTTGCAACCGTGGGTGGTTCGGTCCCGGTCACGGCATCCCGATTGTTTCCGAAATCAAACCCGGAAACCGTTGCCACTTTGTTTGAATCCCACTTTGACACCGTGATGTACGACGCCGTCGAGATCAATCACGGCTCCGAATGGTTATTGCAATCCTTGCAGGAAATCGGCATCCGCTGCATAGTTTTCACGAATAAGCGAGGAGATAAGGCACGAGCGATTTGCGAACATCTGGGTCTTTCCCGCTGGCTCACCGGAATTGTGGGAACGGGCGATACCCCTTGGCGCAAGCCCGAGCCGGAATTCACAAGGCATGCATTGCGACAGTTTTCCGCCCAGGTGGAATCAAGCTGCCTCATCGGCGATTCTCCATTCGACGAACAGGCCGCTCTTTGCGTTGGCATGCCCTGCTTTCTCGTTGCCACAGGTTCCCACAGCTTCAAGCACCTTTGCTCCGAGGCACAAAGCCCCGTCTACCCCGAACTTCACTCCATCGGTCGCAAGGTGTTCGATCTAGCCACCTAA